A single Brachybacterium sillae DNA region contains:
- a CDS encoding Ig-like domain-containing protein, producing the protein MTDGRPPLRTAGTRVVAAAALVAAPILLGPTAPAAHALGEDGPFPLPLATTRLSVVDGGTTRTSISGLLADDAEPELVPASARLVVPSSLPEERAAAIDVSRDALTMSVPQEGTWRIEDGWLYFTPVLGFSGDPTPIALTVKATSGAWSLPTVVQPVGVFPAAHVMRVSGGEPFVVDLRRADPQAAQGALRLTLDGLAAGATVTRDGTRVVVPEEGAWTLDRETATVSFEPSTLRPMGQLSPVRYVSEDEQGLPLRYGEISTSAPVIPDLTRAAPYGQRLEFEVSESAQFIDFTTLQLVPQASEAQASPTGDVVTVPGQGEWALDRVAARVVFVPESAEVRRVSPMGLRGSDGAEAESAIALLEVGYPGLLDRYVATRTGQTVDLEPLAGSANVRAESLRFDPAGLPSGARIEGGGLQVTVPGQGVWRIDEATRSATFDPDPGFAGNPDPVTVSGQGLFSDGTATARLHVAQAPQVPILRDDVVRGPVGTPLSVDLLANDTAAGGDTPLLPDTVRLRSLRAANVEQLENATGTRIVIPEEGTYTVSPDGRLTFTPVEDFTGHGTPLEYTVEDRTGGRVTATITVDADPSLPAGMASEQPDVAGTTTMLQGVMPGSPMTFAVYSTVTLMLTFAGAVSVWIGNRMQWDPDED; encoded by the coding sequence GTGACCGACGGACGCCCCCCTCTCCGGACGGCCGGGACGCGGGTCGTCGCGGCGGCCGCGCTGGTGGCCGCCCCGATCCTGCTGGGCCCCACCGCACCCGCCGCCCACGCCCTGGGGGAGGACGGGCCGTTCCCGCTGCCGCTGGCGACCACGCGATTGTCCGTCGTGGACGGGGGCACCACCCGCACCTCGATCAGCGGCCTCCTCGCCGATGATGCCGAGCCGGAGCTGGTGCCCGCGTCGGCCCGCCTGGTCGTGCCGAGCTCCCTGCCGGAGGAGCGCGCCGCGGCGATCGATGTCTCCCGCGACGCCCTGACCATGTCGGTCCCCCAGGAGGGGACGTGGCGGATCGAGGACGGGTGGTTGTACTTCACCCCCGTGCTCGGATTCAGCGGGGACCCGACACCGATCGCCCTGACGGTCAAGGCCACCTCCGGCGCCTGGTCGCTCCCCACCGTCGTGCAGCCGGTGGGGGTGTTCCCCGCCGCGCATGTCATGCGGGTCTCCGGGGGGGAGCCGTTCGTGGTGGATCTGCGGCGCGCCGACCCGCAGGCGGCCCAGGGGGCCCTGCGTCTGACCCTGGACGGGCTCGCCGCCGGCGCCACCGTGACGCGGGACGGGACACGCGTGGTGGTACCGGAGGAGGGCGCGTGGACGCTGGATCGGGAGACGGCCACCGTGAGCTTCGAACCGTCCACGCTGCGGCCGATGGGCCAGCTCAGTCCCGTGCGGTACGTCTCCGAGGATGAACAGGGCCTGCCGTTGCGCTACGGGGAGATCTCCACTTCCGCCCCGGTGATCCCCGACCTCACCCGGGCCGCGCCGTACGGGCAGAGGCTCGAGTTCGAGGTGTCGGAGAGCGCCCAGTTCATCGATTTCACCACCTTGCAGTTGGTGCCGCAGGCGAGTGAGGCTCAGGCGTCACCGACCGGGGATGTGGTGACGGTGCCGGGGCAGGGGGAGTGGGCGCTGGATCGTGTCGCCGCCCGCGTCGTCTTCGTCCCGGAATCCGCGGAGGTCCGACGTGTCTCGCCGATGGGTCTGCGGGGCAGCGACGGGGCGGAGGCGGAGTCCGCCATCGCACTGCTGGAAGTCGGATACCCGGGGCTGCTGGACCGGTATGTCGCCACCCGCACAGGTCAGACCGTGGACCTCGAACCCCTCGCTGGGTCGGCGAACGTCCGGGCCGAGTCGCTGAGGTTCGATCCGGCAGGCCTCCCCTCCGGGGCGAGGATCGAGGGTGGCGGGCTGCAGGTCACCGTCCCCGGGCAGGGGGTCTGGCGGATCGACGAGGCCACCCGCTCGGCGACCTTCGACCCCGACCCCGGGTTCGCCGGGAACCCCGATCCGGTGACGGTCAGCGGCCAGGGCCTGTTCTCCGACGGTACCGCCACCGCCCGGTTGCACGTCGCCCAGGCGCCGCAGGTGCCGATCCTCCGCGACGATGTGGTGCGGGGCCCGGTCGGCACCCCGCTGTCGGTGGACCTTCTCGCCAACGACACCGCCGCCGGCGGCGACACGCCGCTGCTGCCGGACACCGTGCGTCTGCGGTCGCTGCGCGCGGCGAATGTGGAACAGCTCGAGAACGCGACAGGCACCCGGATCGTGATCCCCGAGGAGGGCACCTACACGGTCTCCCCGGACGGGCGGCTCACCTTCACCCCGGTGGAGGATTTCACCGGTCACGGGACACCGCTGGAGTACACCGTCGAGGATCGCACCGGCGGGCGGGTCACCGCGACGATCACGGTGGATGCCGACCCCTCCCTTCCGGCGGGGATGGCCTCGGAGCAGCCGGACGTGGCCGGCACCACCACGATGCTGCAGGGGGTCATGCCCGGCTCACCGATGACGTTCGCCGTCTACAGCACGGTGACCCTGATGCTGACCTTCGCCGGGGCCGTCAGTGTATGGATCGGCAACCGGATGCAGTGGGACCCGGACGAGGACTGA